Proteins from a single region of Plasmodium brasilianum strain Bolivian I chromosome 13, whole genome shotgun sequence:
- a CDS encoding hypothetical protein (conserved Plasmodium protein), translating into MTKNKCVGNEKVITPIINKGAIKPVEIKSIHELQYELNIKIYTNIYTYNTLCNGIFICRGINGITGKKNSGKSSLCSHICVNLFFNDLLHFFHLFYSTYFDFENFLHKKNIENKFSSKISKNLKNLRKEFNIESTNFQELNQLLNYFTLLFIDLYDKKVKEKNAGFLLNYNRIYNNNQFSKKRIIYIDLDNSFYIERYKNMIYSSIEKIKKLINTYINFCGEKNSFLFLLLLDSSNFYQKQQLFNIYKNYTKEWYLFINLFNHYLNKYIDDITFFDVFKNLQILKIFNFSELVNVVHFICDHVEKYAHPKTNHFNKYIPSDLGAVVLDNLNYLHKSNTVNDMQLTNAQLKDKQPNDEQPNDEQPNNEQPNNEQPNNEQSNNEQPNNEQPNNEQPNNEQPNDEQPNDEQPNNKQLNSKHLNNKHLNNKKLNTEQLNNELKCLLMKLSKLSTEHKICVLITNNDSKYFKKHDEHFNKIYSKYVYHHIIVRFINQKNLFEHNYPTKKVSKKNDCYTPSSDEGSDEMAENHDDNFCTKRYNQRYIKIKKKGKDNICFFEINEYGIETLLH; encoded by the coding sequence ATGACTAAGAACAAATGTGTAGGTAATGAAAAAGTTATAACTCCTATCATCAACAAAGGAGCCATCAAGCCGGTCGAAATAAAGAGCATTCACGAATTACAGTACGAGTTAAATATCAAAATTtacacaaacatatatacgtataataCACTGTGTAatggtatatttatatgtagaGGTATTAATGGAATTACTGGTAAAAAGAACAGCGGGAAAAGCAGTCTTTGTTCCCACATTTgtgtaaatttattttttaatgacttattacacttttttcatcttttctATTCAACGTACTTtgattttgaaaattttttacataagaaaaatatagaaaataaattctcttccaaaatatcaaaaaatttaaagaatcTAAGAAAAGAGTTTAATATTGAAAGTACAAATTTTCAAGAGTTAAATCAGCTGCTAAATTATTTCACCCTTTTATTTATAGacttatatgataaaaaggtaaaggaaaagaatgcaggatttttattaaattataacagaatttataacaataaccagttttctaaaaaaagaattatttacataGACCTAGATAACAGTTTTTACATTGAAAGatacaaaaatatgatttattcctctatagaaaaaataaaaaaattaataaatacttatattaATTTCTGTGGTGagaaaaattcttttttatttttattactactgGACAGTTCTAATTTCTATCAAAAACAACAGCtgtttaacatatataaaaattatactaaaGAATGGTACCTGTTCATAAATCTATTtaatcattatttaaataaatacattgaTGATATTACCTTCTTTGatgttttcaaaaatttacaaatcttaaaaattttcaatttttctgaACTTGTTAATGTTGTTCATTTTATATGTGACCATGTTGAAAAATACGCTCATCCTAAAACTAAccattttaacaaatatataccttCAGATTTGGGGGCGGTAGTATTGGACAACTTAAATTATTTGCACAAAAGCAACACAGTAAACGATATGCAGTTAACAAATGCGCAGTTAAAAGATAAGCAGCCAAATGATGAGCAGCCAAATGATGAGCAGCCAAACAATGAGCAGCCAAACAATGAGCAGCCAAATAATGAGCAGTCAAACAATGAGCAGCCAAACAATGAGCAGCCAAACAATGAGCAGCCAAACAATGAGCAGCCAAATGATGAGCAGCCAAATGATGAGCAGCCAAATAATAAGCAGCTAAATAGTAAGCATCTAAACAATAAGCATTTAAACAATAAGAAGCTAAATACCGAGCAGCTAAATAATGAGCTTAAATGTTTGTTAATGAAACTGTCCAAACTATCTACAGAACATAAAATTTGCGTTTTGATAACAAATAATGatagtaaatattttaaaaaacatgaCGAACatttcaataaaatttacTCAAAATATGTGTACCACCACATAATTGTAAGATTCATTAATCAAAAGAATTTATTTGAGCATAATTATCCTACGAAAAAGgtaagcaaaaaaaatgactGCTACACCCCGTCAAGTGATGAAGGGTCAGATGAAATGGCGGAAAATCATGATGATAACTTCTGTACAAAAAGATATAACCAGAGATacataaagataaaaaaaaaaggtaaagaCAACATATgcttttttgaaataaatgaatacgGAATTGAAACCTTGTTGCACTAA
- a CDS encoding eukaryotic translation initiation factor 5A — MSDHETYDNIDAGASQTYPVQAGAIKKNGHVMLKEHPCKVVDYSTSKTGKHGHAKAHIVGIDIFTGKKYEDICPTSHNMDVPVVKRTELQLIDITEDGFVSLLYENGDTKDDLSLPKDSEGNFDEVAKQIRNLFDSGKSVLVSVLSACGQEKIIAVKELSS, encoded by the coding sequence ATGTCAGATCACGAAACATATGATAATATTGATGCAGGAGCATCACAAACCTATCCTGTGCAGGCGggtgcaataaaaaaaaatgggcaTGTCATGTTAAAAGAGCATCCATGTAAAGTTGTTGATTATTCAACATCCAAAACTGGAAAACATGGTCATGCAAAAGCACACATTGTAGGTATTGATATTTTTACtggtaaaaaatatgaagatatATGTCCTACATCCCATAACATGGATGTACCTGTTGTTAAAAGAACGGAATTGCAGTTAATTGATATTACGGAGGATGGTTTTGTTTCTTTACTGTACGAAAATGGTGATACAAAAGATGATTTAAGTTTACCAAAAGATTCGGAAGGAAATTTTGATGAAGTAGCTAAACAAATACGTAATTTATTTGATAGTGGAAAATCAGTTTTAGTTAGTGTCCTATCTGCTTGTGGtcaggaaaaaattattgctGTGAAGGAATTATCATCATAA